A DNA window from Plasmodium vinckei vinckei genome assembly, chromosome: PVVCY_10 contains the following coding sequences:
- a CDS encoding fam-b protein, whose amino-acid sequence MRDKILKLVLFSIITCYFEYAKKELYFINERKIYLERNIINFKNNRILADSNNQFDLNNFYESTLSLANQFNDYNDGDGEITNVRNAIDSQIKKYKESNTLPNLNNVDNKTKRVIHELRKEFEEVKKEIDNKRNGELGIQLIQDKRIIKKDENILEAKYDNFKYEYDEIISNNNYKELKTNKKLKKEEKQLLVGGLTLIGSVFAIVASGQMYLLLLLAPCLLLIFKSWRKFNKYRFNM is encoded by the exons ATGAGAgacaaaattttaaaacttgttttgttttcaaTTATTACTTGCTATTTTGAATATGCCAAAAAA GAATTATACTTTATAAACGAAAGAAAGATATATCTTGAaaggaatataataaattttaaaaataataggaTATTAGCAGATAGCAACAACCAATtcgatttaaataatttttatgaatcaACCTTGAGTCTTGCAAATCAATTTAATGACTACAATGATGGTGACGGAGAAATAACAAATGTTCGAAATGCTATAGATTCACAAATAAAGAAGTATAAGGAAAGTAATACATTAcccaatttaaataatgtagATAATAAAACGAAAAGGGTAATTCATGAACTTAGAAAAGAGTTCGAAGaagtaaaaaaagagaTTGATAATAAAAGGAATGGTGAATTAGGAATACAACTGATACAAgataaaagaataataaaaaaggatgAAAACATTTTGGAGGCgaaatatgataattttaaatatgaatatgatgaaattatatcaaataataattataaggaattaaaaactaataaaaagttaaaaaaagaagaaaaacaaCTCCTCGTGGGGGGTTTGACACTTATAGGGTCTGTTTTTGCGATAGTAGCATCAGGACAGATGTACCTACTATTACTACTTGCACCTTGTTtgcttttaatatttaagaGTTGGCggaaatttaataaatatcgctttaatatgtaa